From a single Arachis hypogaea cultivar Tifrunner chromosome 3, arahy.Tifrunner.gnm2.J5K5, whole genome shotgun sequence genomic region:
- the LOC112790706 gene encoding protein SMALL AUXIN UP-REGULATED RNA 51: protein MAGAGAMKKVDRIRQIVRLKQLMMRWRVISHRRHHHHYDSSSLDSKPCTSSPRRAPSGFVFVYVGQERKRFVIPARFLNLPVFADLLEETEEVFGLRCSGGLLLPCEVAFFSNIVKHLEKDEHKYGKLSLEDFVNMVSDLASDSSCKEGIVAFTPLLQKARV, encoded by the coding sequence ATGGCAGGTGCAGGTGCCATGAAGAAGGTCGACAGGATTCGCCAAATCGTTCGCCTCAAGCAGCTCATGATGCGGTGGAGGGTCATCAGCcaccgccgccaccaccaccactacgaCTCCTCCTCCCTCGATTCAAAACCCTGCACATCGTCGCCACGACGCGCTCCCTCGGGGTTCGTGTTCGTGTACGTGGGTCAAGAACGCAAACGTTTCGTGATTCCCGCAAGATTCCTCAACCTGCCGGTGTTCGCTGATCTCCTCGAAGAAACCGAAGAGGTTTTCGGTCTTCGATGTAGCGGCGGTTTACTCCTCCCTTGCGAAGTTGCGTTCTTCAGTAACATCGTGAAGCACCTCGAGAAAGACGAACACAAGTACGGGAAGCTTTCTTTGGAGGATTTCGTGAACATGGTTTCTGACTTGGCTTCTGATTCTTCCTGCAAAGAAGGCATTGTTGCCTTCACTCCTCTCTTGCAGAAAGCAagggtttag